A single genomic interval of Labeo rohita strain BAU-BD-2019 chromosome 13, IGBB_LRoh.1.0, whole genome shotgun sequence harbors:
- the abcg2c gene encoding broad substrate specificity ATP-binding cassette transporter ABCG2c isoform X1, which yields MTEESIMLEEVAVNNQPSTDTEETMPCFQTPGPTVTFHNLRYRVKERLGMFSRQWVDKDILKDVSGIMNPGMNAIMGPTGSGKTSLLDVIAGRKDPKGLKSGQVLVDNTIVTSELRLCSAYVVQSDILMGTLTVRENLAFSANLRLSRKEYSSADKEMRVDSVIQELGLKDCADTKIGTMFLRGVSGGEKKRCSIGMELITSPSLLFLDEPTTGLDANTANSIMELLQKLSKKGKTIIFSIHQPRYSIFSQFDHLTLINKGEIIYAGAANKAITYFEDLGYKCEPFNNPADFFLDVTNGTILPQKHNNKSEKCSSSEEMVENENPLAVIYRKSPYFLKVKDQLSQISDGLDPEVTKGDRVGYATPFCYQLMLVSGRTVRNILRNPQTSYAQLFLNIFFGILVGLIYYQIPHTLPEALQNRTGAFFFLVINMVFGNLSAVELFISERVLFIHETSSGFYRTSAYFLSKVFADLIPNRILPVFIFSAIPYFMMGLKPDVEAFFLYCVTMSMVSLAAVSLAFLVSATVGSFAMANILIALPYVVMMVFGGFLVNLNSMLSGMSWLKWASIFRYGYNALAIIELKDQVFTSNYTRMTGDMYLDNQEIDYSTWGFWQNQVALTGIMCVCLILAYVQLRRINRWK from the exons ATG ACAGAGGAAAGCATCATGCTGGAGGAGGTGGCTGTGAACAATCAGCCGTCCACAGACACAGAGGAGACAATGCCATGTTTTCAGACCCCAGGCCCCACTGTCACCTTCCATAATCTCCGCTACCGCGTCAAGGAACGGTTAGGAATGTTTAGCAGGCAGTGGGTTGATAAGGACATCCTCAAAGATGTCAG TGGTATCATGAACCCTGGAATGAATGCTATTATGGGCCCTACTGGAAGTGGAAAGACATC GCTTTTGGATGTCATTGCAGGAAGGAAAGATCCTAAGGGTTTAAAATCAGGCCAAGTTCTAGTTGACAACACCATTGTGACCTCTGAACTCAGGCTCTGCTCTGCCTATGTAGTTCAG AGTGACATTCTGATGGGTACTTTGACCGTAAGAGAGAACCTCGCATTCTCTGCCAATCTTCGCTTGTCACGCAAAGAGTATTCCTCAGCTGACAAAGAGATGAGGGTCGACTCCGTCATCCAGGAGCTTGGCCTGAAAGATTGCGCAGATACAAAG ATTGGGACCATGTTTTTGCGTGGTGTTTCTGGCGGAGAGAAGAAGAGGTGCAGCATCGGGATGGAGCTCATCACGTCTCCCTCCCTCTTGTTCCTGGATGAGCCCACAACAGGCCTGGACGCCAACACTGCCAACTCCATCATGGAACTGCTGCAAAA GCTCTCCAAAAAGGGTAAGACCATCATCTTCTCCATTCACCAGCCACGCTACTCCATCTTCAGCCAGTTCGACCACCTCACACTCATAAATAAAGGAGAAATCATCTACGCAGGGGCCGCCAACAAAGCCATTACCTACTTTGAGGACTTGG GTTACAAGTGTGAGCCATTCAACAACCCAGCAGACTTCTTCCTGGATGTCACAAATGGAACCATCCTTCCTCAGAAACACAACAATAAATCAG AGAAGTGTAGCAGCAGCGAGGAGATGGTGGAAAATGAAAACCCTCTGGCAGTAATTTACAGAAAGTCCCCTTATTTCCTCAAAGTAAAGGACCAACTCAGTCAGATTTCAGATGGGCTTGACCCTGAGGTCACTAAAGGTGACAGGGTTGGTTACGCCACACCTTTCTGTTACCAG CTCATGCTGGTGAGTGGCCGCACTGTAAGAAACATCTTGAGGAATCCTCAAACGTCCTATGCCCAACTGTTTCTCAACATTTTCTTTGGTATTTTAGTGGGACTGATCTACTATCAGATCCCACACACTTTACCAGAGGCTCTTCAAAACAg AACGGGAGCTTTCTTTTTCCTAGTCATTAACATGGTGTTTGGCAATCTGTCTGCGGTGGAGCTCTTCATCAGCGAGAGAGTGCTCTTCAT ACATGAGACCTCAAGTGGTTTCTACCGCACCTCTGCCTACTTCCTGTCCAAAGTGTTTGCTGACCTCATACCAAACCGCATCCTCCCCGTCTTCATCTTCTCTGCTATCCCGTACTTTATGATGG GTCTGAAGCCTGATGTGGAGGCGTTCTTCCTGTACTGTGTGACCATGAGTATGGTCAGTCTGGCAGCGGTGAGCTTGGCCTTCCTGGTCAGTGCCACTGTGGGCTCCTTCGCCATGGCTAACATCCTCATCGCACTGCCTTATGTCGTAATGATG GTGTTTGGGGGTTTCCTAGTGAACCTGAATTCCATGCTGAGCGGGATGTCCTGGCTGAAGTGGGCCAGTATATTTCGATATGGCTACAAT GCACTTGCGATCATTGAGCTAAAAGATCAAGTCTTTACCAGTAATTACACCAG GATGACAGGTGACATGTATCTGGATAATCAAGAAATCGACTACAGCACTTGGGGCTTTTGGCAGAACCAGGTAGCTTTGACAGGTATTATGTGCGTGTGTCTAATTCTTGCATACGTGCAGCTGCGTCGGATAAATCGCTGGAAGTGA
- the abcg2c gene encoding broad substrate specificity ATP-binding cassette transporter ABCG2c isoform X2: MLEEVAVNNQPSTDTEETMPCFQTPGPTVTFHNLRYRVKERLGMFSRQWVDKDILKDVSGIMNPGMNAIMGPTGSGKTSLLDVIAGRKDPKGLKSGQVLVDNTIVTSELRLCSAYVVQSDILMGTLTVRENLAFSANLRLSRKEYSSADKEMRVDSVIQELGLKDCADTKIGTMFLRGVSGGEKKRCSIGMELITSPSLLFLDEPTTGLDANTANSIMELLQKLSKKGKTIIFSIHQPRYSIFSQFDHLTLINKGEIIYAGAANKAITYFEDLGYKCEPFNNPADFFLDVTNGTILPQKHNNKSEKCSSSEEMVENENPLAVIYRKSPYFLKVKDQLSQISDGLDPEVTKGDRVGYATPFCYQLMLVSGRTVRNILRNPQTSYAQLFLNIFFGILVGLIYYQIPHTLPEALQNRTGAFFFLVINMVFGNLSAVELFISERVLFIHETSSGFYRTSAYFLSKVFADLIPNRILPVFIFSAIPYFMMGLKPDVEAFFLYCVTMSMVSLAAVSLAFLVSATVGSFAMANILIALPYVVMMVFGGFLVNLNSMLSGMSWLKWASIFRYGYNALAIIELKDQVFTSNYTRMTGDMYLDNQEIDYSTWGFWQNQVALTGIMCVCLILAYVQLRRINRWK; encoded by the exons ATGCTGGAGGAGGTGGCTGTGAACAATCAGCCGTCCACAGACACAGAGGAGACAATGCCATGTTTTCAGACCCCAGGCCCCACTGTCACCTTCCATAATCTCCGCTACCGCGTCAAGGAACGGTTAGGAATGTTTAGCAGGCAGTGGGTTGATAAGGACATCCTCAAAGATGTCAG TGGTATCATGAACCCTGGAATGAATGCTATTATGGGCCCTACTGGAAGTGGAAAGACATC GCTTTTGGATGTCATTGCAGGAAGGAAAGATCCTAAGGGTTTAAAATCAGGCCAAGTTCTAGTTGACAACACCATTGTGACCTCTGAACTCAGGCTCTGCTCTGCCTATGTAGTTCAG AGTGACATTCTGATGGGTACTTTGACCGTAAGAGAGAACCTCGCATTCTCTGCCAATCTTCGCTTGTCACGCAAAGAGTATTCCTCAGCTGACAAAGAGATGAGGGTCGACTCCGTCATCCAGGAGCTTGGCCTGAAAGATTGCGCAGATACAAAG ATTGGGACCATGTTTTTGCGTGGTGTTTCTGGCGGAGAGAAGAAGAGGTGCAGCATCGGGATGGAGCTCATCACGTCTCCCTCCCTCTTGTTCCTGGATGAGCCCACAACAGGCCTGGACGCCAACACTGCCAACTCCATCATGGAACTGCTGCAAAA GCTCTCCAAAAAGGGTAAGACCATCATCTTCTCCATTCACCAGCCACGCTACTCCATCTTCAGCCAGTTCGACCACCTCACACTCATAAATAAAGGAGAAATCATCTACGCAGGGGCCGCCAACAAAGCCATTACCTACTTTGAGGACTTGG GTTACAAGTGTGAGCCATTCAACAACCCAGCAGACTTCTTCCTGGATGTCACAAATGGAACCATCCTTCCTCAGAAACACAACAATAAATCAG AGAAGTGTAGCAGCAGCGAGGAGATGGTGGAAAATGAAAACCCTCTGGCAGTAATTTACAGAAAGTCCCCTTATTTCCTCAAAGTAAAGGACCAACTCAGTCAGATTTCAGATGGGCTTGACCCTGAGGTCACTAAAGGTGACAGGGTTGGTTACGCCACACCTTTCTGTTACCAG CTCATGCTGGTGAGTGGCCGCACTGTAAGAAACATCTTGAGGAATCCTCAAACGTCCTATGCCCAACTGTTTCTCAACATTTTCTTTGGTATTTTAGTGGGACTGATCTACTATCAGATCCCACACACTTTACCAGAGGCTCTTCAAAACAg AACGGGAGCTTTCTTTTTCCTAGTCATTAACATGGTGTTTGGCAATCTGTCTGCGGTGGAGCTCTTCATCAGCGAGAGAGTGCTCTTCAT ACATGAGACCTCAAGTGGTTTCTACCGCACCTCTGCCTACTTCCTGTCCAAAGTGTTTGCTGACCTCATACCAAACCGCATCCTCCCCGTCTTCATCTTCTCTGCTATCCCGTACTTTATGATGG GTCTGAAGCCTGATGTGGAGGCGTTCTTCCTGTACTGTGTGACCATGAGTATGGTCAGTCTGGCAGCGGTGAGCTTGGCCTTCCTGGTCAGTGCCACTGTGGGCTCCTTCGCCATGGCTAACATCCTCATCGCACTGCCTTATGTCGTAATGATG GTGTTTGGGGGTTTCCTAGTGAACCTGAATTCCATGCTGAGCGGGATGTCCTGGCTGAAGTGGGCCAGTATATTTCGATATGGCTACAAT GCACTTGCGATCATTGAGCTAAAAGATCAAGTCTTTACCAGTAATTACACCAG GATGACAGGTGACATGTATCTGGATAATCAAGAAATCGACTACAGCACTTGGGGCTTTTGGCAGAACCAGGTAGCTTTGACAGGTATTATGTGCGTGTGTCTAATTCTTGCATACGTGCAGCTGCGTCGGATAAATCGCTGGAAGTGA